Proteins from a genomic interval of Nitrospira sp.:
- a CDS encoding DUF1778 domain-containing protein, which translates to MATKTERFAVRLTAEQDALIRRAAEVEGTDLTNFTVTATLAHAREVLADRRLFMLDASAWSEFVAVLDRPVSQKPRLEKLFAEPSIFDE; encoded by the coding sequence ATGGCTACGAAGACGGAGCGGTTCGCGGTGCGCCTGACTGCTGAGCAGGACGCGCTGATTCGTCGTGCCGCCGAGGTGGAGGGGACCGATCTGACCAACTTCACGGTTACTGCGACTCTGGCTCATGCCCGCGAGGTGCTCGCCGATCGGCGGCTGTTCATGCTTGATGCGTCGGCCTGGTCGGAGTTCGTGGCGGTGCTGGACCGGCCGGTGTCGCAGAAGCCGCGGCTGGAGAAGTTGTTCGCGGAGCCCTCGATCTTCGACGAGTGA
- a CDS encoding GNAT family N-acetyltransferase: MSGYSAPRPISEHDVVADFDSGEASLDEYLRGRALANHVEGASRCFVTCRDGRVVGFYALASAAVERAGTPGRVRRNMPDPVPVILLSRLAIDRKEQGQGLGAALLRDAITRAVAAAAIIGVRALLVHALHEQARAFYAHFDFEPSPTDPLHLLLLIKDARALLDPPQK; encoded by the coding sequence GTGAGCGGCTACAGCGCGCCCCGGCCGATTAGCGAGCACGATGTGGTCGCCGACTTCGACAGCGGCGAGGCCAGCCTGGATGAGTACCTGCGGGGACGCGCCCTGGCCAACCACGTCGAGGGTGCCTCCCGGTGCTTCGTGACGTGCCGGGACGGACGTGTCGTCGGGTTCTACGCGCTGGCATCGGCGGCGGTGGAGCGCGCCGGCACACCCGGGCGGGTGCGACGCAACATGCCCGACCCGGTGCCGGTGATCCTGTTGTCACGGCTGGCGATCGACCGCAAAGAACAAGGCCAGGGTCTGGGCGCTGCACTGCTGCGCGACGCGATCACCCGCGCGGTGGCCGCCGCGGCGATCATCGGCGTGCGGGCACTACTGGTACACGCGCTGCACGAGCAGGCGCGAGCGTTCTACGCGCACTTCGATTTCGAGCCCTCACCGACCGACCCGCTGCACCTGCTGCTGTTGATTAAAGACGCCCGCGCCCTGCTCGACCCGCCGCAGAAGTGA